The Streptomyces sp. ICC1 DNA window CGCTCCTTCGGGGAGCTCGTCTCCGACGCCCACCGCTTCCGGGACTGGTACGGGGTCGGCGGCTTCTACCTCGCCGACGCCCCGGCCGGACCGGCGGAACTGGCCGCCGTCCGGCGGGTCACCGACACCCTGCGGGGCATCGGCGGGGACCCGCGGATCGTCCTCGGACAGGGCACCCACCCGTGCGAGGGCTATGTGGAGACCGCCGACCAACTGGTCACCTTCTCCGGGACCTGGGCCGACTACCGCTGGTCGCAGGTGGCGGAGTGGACGGCGGACCATCCGCCGGAGCGGTTCTGCCACCTCGTGCACGGGGTGCCGCGCACGCACCTGGAGGAGGCGGTCCGGATCGCCCGCTGGCAGGGCGCGGGGACCATCTGGTTCACCGACCGCAGAGGGGCGGCCGACCGGGACCCCTGGGCGTCGATGCCCGGGTACTGGGACGAAATCGTCTCGCGGATCGGACCGGGTGTCTCGGAATGAAGGAGGGCGTGGCAGTGTTACGGGAAGAACCACCGTTAAGACTTAATCATCTACGGAGTCCCCGTGTCGCTGCCACCCCTGGTAGAGCCAGCTGCTGAGCTCACCGTTGACGAGGTCCGTCGGTACTCCCGCCACCTGATCATCCCCGACGTGGGGATGGACGGCCAGAAGCGCCTGAAGAACGCCAAGGTGCTGGCCGTGGGCGCGGGCGGCCTCGGCTCGCCCGCCCTCATGTACCTGGCCGCGGCCGGCGTCGGCACGCTGGGCATCGTGGAGTTCGACGAGGTCGACGAGTCGAACCTCCAGCGCCAGATCATCCACAGCCAGGCGGACATCGGCCGTTCCAAGGCCCAGTCGGCCCGCGACAGCGTGCTGGGCATCAACCCGTACGTGAACGTGGTCCTTCACGAAGAGCGGCTCGAAGCCGAGAACGTGATGGAGATCTTCAGCCAGTACGACCTCATCGTCGACGGCACGGACAACTTCGCCACGCGCTACCTCGTCAACGACGCCTGCGTGCTGCTGAACAAGCCGTACGTGTGGGGCTCGATCTACCGCTTCGACGGCCAGGCCTCGGTCTTCTGGTCCGAGCACGGCCCGTGCTACCGCTGCCTCTACCCGGAGCCGCCCCCGCCGGGCATGGTCCCGAGCTGCGCCGAGGGCGGCGTGCTGGGCGTGCTCTGCGCGTCCATCGGGTCCATCCAGGTCACCGAGGCCATCAAGGTGCTCACGGGCGTCGGCGAGTCGCTGGTCGGCCGGCTGATGATCTACGACGCCCTGGAGATGCAGTACCGCCAGGTCAAGGTCCGCAAGGACCCCGACTGCGCGGTCTGCGGTCCGAACGCGACCGTCACCGAGCTCATCGACTACGAGGCCTTCTGCGGCGTCGTGTCGGAGGAGGCCCAGGAGGCCGCGCTCGGCTCGACGATCACTCCCAAGCAGCTCAAGGAGTGGATCGACAACGACGAGCCGATCGAGATCATCGACGTCCGCGAGATCAACGAGTACGAGATCGTCTCGATCCCCGGCGCGAAGCTGATCCCCAAGGGTGAGTTCCTGATGGGCACGGCCCTCGCGGACCTGCCGCAGGACAAGCGCATCGTCTTGCACTGCAAGACGGGTGTCCGCAGTGCGGAGGTCCTCGCGGTCCTGAAGTCCGCGGGCTTCGCGGACGCGGTCCACGTCGGCGGCGGCGTCATCGGCTGGGTCCACCAGATCGAGCCCGAGAAGCCGGTCTACTAGGTCTACCGGGTCTACCGGGTCTACCGGCAGTCCCCGCAGGGGTCGTACCGCGCACCGCGCGCGTACGGCCCCTGCGGCGTTCCCGGGGTCAGACGGCGGAGGGGGAGGCGTTCGGCGCGGCGGTGCAGACCGTGCCGGACGCGGGCGCCTTCCCGTCCAGCAGGTAGGAGTTCACCGCCTGCTGCACGCACGGGTCGCCGCTGTTGTAGGCGCCGTGCCCCTCGCCCTTGTAGGTGAGCTCCACGCCGACGCCCGGGCCGAGCCGCTCCACCATCTTGCGCGCGCCCTCGTACGGGGTCGCGGGGTCACCGGTGTTGCCGATCACCAGGATCGGCGCCGAGCCCGGGGCGGAGACGTCCGGGGTGTTCCAGGCGCCCGCGACGGGCCAGTCGGTGCAGCTCATCATGGACCAGCCGAGGAAGTTGCCGAAGACGGGCGAGGCGGCGCGGAAGTCCGGCAGCTTCGCCTTCGTCTGCTCCAGGGTGTAGCGCTCCTTGGAGTCCGCGCAGTTGATGGCCGTGTTCGCGGCGCCGATGTTGCTGTAACGGCCCTGTTGGTCCCGCCCGTTGAGCGCGTCCGACAGGGCGAGGAGCAGCTGTCCCTGCCCGCCCTCGGCCTCGTCGAGCCCCTGCTCCAGCAGCGGCCACAGCTCCTTGGAGTACAGGGACTGGGCGATGCCGTTGGTGGCCGAGGTCTCGGTGAGCTGCCGGTCGCCGGAGCCGGCGATGGGCTTGGCCGCCAGGTCCTTCTGGAGCTTGATGATGTTCGCCTCGATCTCCTTGGCGGTGCTGCCCTGGAGCCGGCAGGCGTCGCCGCGGTTCACGCAGTCCTGGGCGAAGTTGCCGAGCGCGAGCTGGAAGCCCTTGGCCTGGCCGAGACCCCCCTCCTCGGAGGTCTTGGTCGGGTCGACGACGGCGTCGAAGACGGCCCGCCCGACGTTCTTGGGGAAGAGGTGGGCGTAGACCCCGCCGAGCTCGGTGCCGTAGGAGATGCCGAAGTAGTGGAGCTTCTCGTCGCCGAGGGCCTGGCGGATCCGGTCCAGGTCGCGGGCGGCGTTCTCCGTTCCGACGTGGGGCAGCACCTTGCCGGAGTTCTTCTCGCAGGCCTTCTGGTACGTGTCGATGGTGGCGAGGAAGTCCTTCTCCTGCGCCGGGGTGGCGGGGGTGGAGTCGGAGGCGTAGTACGCGTCCAGCTGCTTGTCGTCCTCGCACTTCACGGGCGCGCTGCGGCCGACCCCGCGCGGATCGAAGCTGACCAGGTCGTACCGGTCGCGCAGGGCCGCGTACTCGGTCGCGGCGCCGGGCAGGGTGGTGATGCCGGAGCCGCCGGGGCCGCCGAAGTTGAAGACGAGCGAGCCGATCCGCTTGTCCTTGTCACGGGCCTTGGCCCGGATGAGCGCGAGGGGGATCGTCTCGCCCTCGGGCTCGGCGTAGTCCAGGGGCACGTCGAGGACCGCGCACTGCCAGTCCTTGCCCGGCACCTGCCCGCCGCCCTCCGCCGCGGTGGGGGCCTCGCAGTCCCCCCACTTCAGCTTCTTGGCGCCCTGCGCGGCACCGTCCTTGCCCCTCTTCTCCTTGCCGCCGCCGTCGGAACAGGCGCTGGTGGCGAGCAGCGCGGCGGCGGTGACGGCGGCAGCGGCGACCCGGAGGGAGTTTGTGGGCATGTCCCCATCCTGTGGGCGGCCCGTCCGGCGCGCCCCCGCGCTGACCCATCCGGGTCAGCGGCCGCGGAGGCGGGCGGGGGCAAGGAGCCCTCGGCTGGGGAGCACGAGGAGTAAGCGTGAGTGGAGCCACGGGCGCCGGACCGGCCGAGACTGGAGCGAACGGTGCCCGTGGCGCCGCCGCGAGATCGTCGTCAGTGTCAGAGGTGTCTAGGATACGCCACCCATTCCGCAGGCCGCGGACGTGCCCCGGCCCCGGTTTCCAAGGGCGCGCGCCGCCCGCACCGAAGCTTTGCGCGAAAGGGGACATATCGGTCCACCATCCACCCCTCGCCTCCCGGTCAAATAGCGGAGCGCACCCGCACCGGGCCCCGTAAGCTCCCGTCATGCAGGTGATCCAGTCAACGAAACTCGCCAATGTCTGCTACGAGATCCGCGGCCCCGTGCTCGAAGAGGCGATGCGGCTCGAAGCAGCAGGTCATCGCATCCTCAAGCTCAACACCGGCAACCCCGCGGCCTTCGGCTTCGAGTGCCCGCCGGAGATCCTTGAGGACATGCTCCGCAACCTGGGCACGGCCCACGGCTACGGGGACGCGAAGGGGCTGCTGTCGGCGCGCCGCGCGGTGATGCAGCACTACCAGACCAAGGGCATCGACCTGGACGTCGAGGACATCTACATCGGCAACGGCGTCTCCGAGCTGATCCAGATGTCGATGCAGGCGCTGCTCGACGACGGCGACGAGGTGCTCGTCCCCGCGCCGGACTACCCGCTGTGGACCGCCTCCGTCAGCCTGGCCGGCGGCACCGCCGTGCACTACCGCTGCGACGAGCAGGCCGACTGGATGCCGGACCTCGCCGACATCGAGCGCAAGGTCACCGACCGCACCCGCGCGATCGTGATCATCAACCCGAACAACCCGACCGGCGCCGTCTACGACGACGAGATGCTGCGCGGTCTGACGGACATCGCGCGCCGCCACAACCTGATCGTGTGCTCGGACGAGATCTACGACCGGATCCTCTACGACGGCGCCACGCACACGAACACCGCCGCCATCGCCCCGGACCTGCTGACGCTCACCTTCAACGGGCTCTCCAAGAACTACCGCGTCGCCGGCTACCGCTCCGGCTGGATGGCGGTCTGCGGGCCCAAGAAGCACGCCTCGTCCTACATCGAGGGCCTGACGATCCTGGCGAACATGCGGCTGTGCGCCAACATGCCCTCCCAGCACGCCATCGCCACCGCGCTCGGCGGGCGGCAGTCGATCAACGACCTGGTCCTGCCCGGCGGGCGGATCCTGGAACAGCGCGACACGGCGTACGACCTGCTGACCCAGATCCCCGGCATCACCTGCGTGAAGCCCAAGGGCGCGCTGTACCTCTTCCCCAAGCTGGACCCGTCCGTCTACAAGATCAAGGACGACCGCCAGATGGTCCTCGACCTGCTGCGCGAGGAGAAGATCATGGTCGTGCACGGTACGGGCTTCAACTGGCCCGAGCCCGACCACTTCCGGATCGTGACCCTGCCGGGCGCGAAGGACCTGGCCGACGCGGTGACCCGGATCGGGAACTTCCTGGACGGCTACAGCCAGCCGTAGGGGGGCCAGGGGGTTGCGCCGGCCCACAGGATCAGGATTCAGCTCAACTTTAGAACGAATCCAATGTAGGATGGTCTCCTGACCACGCAGGAGGCCACCTCATGTACGAACCGATTCGCACCAAGTCGGTCGACCCCCGCATCGGCGGCCACCGCGCGGACTACCCCCGCAGCAGCCGCTCCGAAGCCCTGGACATCCAGCTCGCCGGCCACCTCGCCGCGCTGCTCACCGTGACGGACGACCTCGGTCTCGACGAGGCGGCCGCCCGCATCGCCGCCGAGGTGGCCCGCCTGCGCGGCGCACAGCCCACCCGCGCCCCGCAGCAGCCCGGCCACGACGCCGAGGCCGCCGCCGCGCTGCACCACCGCGCCCACGACCTCGCCGCCCGCGCCCTGCTCGTCGCCGCTTCCCGCGCCGACACCACGGTCGCGATCCTCGCCGCGGGGCGCATGGACGCGCACGCGGCCGCGCTCGACCTCGTCGGCGCCCCCTGACGGCCCCGGTCCGGGGCCGCGGAGGCTCCGGACCGGGTGCCCTTGTCCTGCGGGCCGCCCGGCCCGCAACCCGCCGGGTCTGCGCCCGCCCCGCCGGCGAACCCGACTCCGTCCCCGGCCCCGCTACGGGGCCGGAGCGAAGTCCGCGGCCGCGATGCCGCACCAGGGGACCGTGGCCGGCGGCCAGACCGGCCCGAGCGCGTCACCGTGCTCCGTCGCCCCCGCGCGCACGCCCGGGATCCGCACCAGCACCTGGGGCCCACGCCCCGATGAAGCCGCCGAGGCCGCAGAACCAGCCCGGTCCGGCTCCGGACCCGGCTGGTCGCGGAACTCCACGGTGACCACGTACGCCCCCGGCGCCGGATAGCGGTTCACCGCCTCGACCGAGGCCGCCACCCGCCGGCTTGCCGGATCGATTCGGCAGTCCGTGATCCGTACGTCTTCCCGCGCGGCCCCGGCCGGCCGCGCGGTCGGCGCACCGCCGGCCCACACGTACAGCCCCAGCGGGGCGAAGACCAGCAGTCCCGCCACGGACACCAGGGCGACCAGCCAGCCCTGCCACTTCAACGCACTCACGCCCATGGGACGATCCTCCCGGCCGCCCGCCCCGCCCACCAGCACCCACGGGCCCACACAGCATTTCGAAGTGGGACCGCCTCGTCACCTCGCGTTCACTCAACTCATCGCGGAATGTGGGTTTCCGCGAGCACTCTGCACCCGTGAGACGCATCCTAGGAATCGCCCTGGCGGTCCTCCTGATCGGCGGCGTGATAACCGCCATCGTCATCGGGGGCAAGAAGCCGGAGGGCACGGCAACGAAGACCGTGCGTGGCGTCATCGGTTCGGAGAAGTCCGAGTTCTTCCGCGACCCCGACGTCGTCAAGGCCCTGAAGGACAAGGGCTACACCGTGAAGGCGGAGACCTCGGGCTCCTGGGCGATGGACCAACTCGCCCTCAAGGAGTTCGACTTCGCCTTCCCCAGCAGCAGTGAACCCGCCAAGGAGATCGAGGCCTCGGCCGGGGTGAAGGGCGCCCAGAACACCAAGCCGTTCTTCTCCCCGCTCGTCGTCATCGCCCGCTCCAACGCCGCCAAGGTCCTCGCCGACCGCGGCCTCGTGAAGATGAACGGCAAGAACTCCGGCACGCTCCTCCTCGGCCCCTACCTGAAGGCCGCCGGCGAGGACAGGAAGTGGCAGGAGCTCCAGGGCGGCACCACCGCCTACCCCGAGCTGACCGGCACGGTGTTCATCAAGACCACCGACCCGGCCACCTCCAACTCGGGCGCGCTCTTCCTCGCCGCCACCTCGAACGTGGCCAACAACTCCACCGTCGTCTCCGACGACGCGGGCATCGAGCGGACCGCGCCCCTGCTGCGCAAGCTGATCTCCGTGCAGGGCGCCCTGGAGCCGAGCACCGACGACCCGTTCCGGGCCTTCATCAGCGGCAGCGGCGAACCGCTCATCCTCGCCTACGAGTCCCAGGTGGCCAGCCTGCTCCTGCAGAAGCAGACATCGGGGGACGTCGCCGGCATGGTGGTGCTCTATCCGGACACCACCGTCAACTCCCCGCACACCTTCGTGCCGATCAGCGAGAAGGCCAAGGACCTCGGCAGCCTGCTGGCCACCGACCCGAAGCTGCGCGAGCTCGCGATCCGCCACGGGTTCCGGCCGCAGGAGGGGGTGGCCGAGTTCACCGCCGCCACCGCGCCGCACGCCGCGTACCTCAACCCGGGGCTGACCGGCATCCGCCAGGTCGGCGCACCGACCGTCAAGATCCTGATGGCGCTGGCCGCGCGCACCAAGGGATAGGGGGACCACACCATGACACTGACACCACCGCAGGACGCGCCGCTCGTCCTCACCGCTCCCGAGCCCGTCGCCCCCGTCAAGCGGGAGCAGGCCGCCGGCCTCGTACCGCTCCAGGACGGGGTGCGCGAGGAGATGGCGCGCCGGGCCGGGGAGTACGTCGGCTCGCTGGCCGGCATCGACAGCCGCTCCCCCGAGTTCGCGAACCGGATCGGGGAGATCGCGGCCCTCGGCTCCGCCGACATCCGCGGCGCCGCCCAGCAGTCCAACCGGATGCTGGAGCGGGCCGTACGCTCGCTCGGCGCGGACGGCGGCGGCGACGCCCAGGCCCGCGTGGCGGGCTCGCTGGTCGAACTGCGGCGCACCGTCGAGGACCTGGACCCGAGCGAGAGCGCGGGCAGCTCGACGAAGGGCGTGCGCAAGTTCCTCTCGAAGCTGCCCGGCGGCAACAAGTTCCGCGACCACGTGGCGAAGTACGCCTCCTCGCAGGCGACCCTCAACCGGATCGTCGGCGCGCTGCGCGGCGGCCAGGACGAACTGCGCCGCGACAGCGCCGCCCTGCACACCGAGCGCGCGCGCCTGTGGGAGACCATGGGCAAGCTCCAGGAGTACGCGGTGCTCACCGAGGCCCTGGACGCGGCCGTCGAGCAGCGGATCGCCGAGCAGGGCGACCCGCAGCAGGCCGACGCGCTGCGCGTGGACGTGCTGTTCCCCGTCCGGCAGAAGCACCAGGACCTGCTGACCCAGCTGGCCGTCTGCGCGCAGGGCTACCTGGCGATGGACGTGGTGCGCCGCAACAACGAGGAGCTGATCAAGGGCGTCGACCGGGCCGCGACCACCACGGTGTCCGCGCTGCGGATCGCCGTGATGCTGGCCTCGGCGCTGAACACCCAGGACGAGGTGAGCCGCCAGATCAACACCCTGCGCGATACGACCGAGTCCCTGATCCGCGGCAACGCGGACATGCTGGCCACGCAGAGCGGGGAGATCCAGCGGATCGCCGCCGACCCCGCGGTCGGCGCGGAGACGCTGCGCACGGCCTTCGCGCAGATCTACAAGACGCTGGACACGATCGACACCTTCAAGGTGCAGGCCACCGAGAGCATGGCGGCCACCGTGGAGTCCCTGACCGGTGAACTGCGGGACGCCTCGGCGTACTTGGCGCGCACCCGCAACGCGAGCGCCCTGGAAGGCGGAGCCCGATGAACGGCACCAGGATCCGTGGCGCCGTGGTGCGCAGACGGCTGGCGGCGGCCGTGGCCCTGGCCGCGACCCTGCTCGGGGCGGGCGCGTGCACCTCCGGGGGGACGCCGGACAAGCCGAAGCAGACGGTGTACCAGGAAGGCAAGCTGCGCGTGCTGGCCTCCAGCGAGCTGGCCGACATGGACGAGGTGCTGAAGGCGGCGAAGACCGCCACGGGGGTCAGCGTGGAGCTGACCCTGTCCGGCACCCTCGACGCGGTCGAGCAGATCGCCTCCGGCGCGGCGGACGGCAAGTACGACGCCGTCTGGCTCTCCTCCAACGACTACCTGCGGCTGCGGCCCGAGGCGGCGGGGAAGCTGTCGAGCGAGACCCCGGTGATGTCCTCGCCCGTCGCCATCGGGGTGAAGCCGCAGGCGCTGGCCCGGCTGGGCTGGAAGCCCGGGGAGGTCACCTGGTCGGCGGTGCACGAGGCCGTCTCCACCGGGAAGCTGGCCTACGGGATGACCGATCCCGTGCGCTCCAACTCCGGCTTCTCCGCGCTGGTCTCCGTCGCGTCGGGGCTCTCGGGCGCGCAGGCGGCGCTGACGGACGCGGACGTGGCGAAGGCGCAGCCGAAACTGAAGGAGTTCTTCACCGGGCAGAAGCTGACCTCGGGCTCCTCGGGCTGGCTGGCGGCCGCCTACACCAAGCGCGGGGACGTCGACGCGCTGGTGAACTACGAGTCGGTGCTGCTGTCCCTGAACCGGGACGCGAAGACGGACCTGACGGTGATCCGGCCGCTCGACGGCGTGGTCACCGCCCACTACCCGCTGACCCTGCTGACCTCGGCCCCGTCCGGCGCCCGCGAGTCGGGGCGGGTGCTGACCGACTACCTGCGCGGCGCCGAGGCCCAGAAGGCGATCACCGAGAAGACCTTCCGGCGGCCCGTCGGGGCCGGCGTGGCCCCGGCGGCCCCGCTGAACGCGGACAAGCGGCGCGAGCTGCCCTTCCCGGGCACCCGGTCGGTCGCGGACGGGCTGCTGGCCAGCTACGAGAACGAGCTGCGCCGCCCCTCGCGCACGGTGTACGTCCTGGACACCTCGGGCTCGATGGCCGAGGAGGACCGCATCGGACGGCTGAAGACGGCGCTCACCGATCTGACGGGGAGCGGGACCTCGGGGACCGGGCACCGGTTCCGGGACCGCGAGGAGGTGACGCTGCTGCCCTTCGGCGACAAGGTGAAGAAGGTGCTGACGCACGTGGTCGAGCCCGGGAACCCCGGACCGGCCCTGGACGCGATCCGGGGTGACGTGAAGTCGCTGCAGCCGCAGGGGGGCACGGCCGTGTACGGCAGCCTGAAGGCGGCGTACCAGCACCTGGGGCAGGGCAACGCGGACGCCTTCACCTCGATCGTGCTGATGACGGACGGGCAGAGCGGCGACAAGGTGAAGGACTTCGACACCTTCTACGCGGGGCTGCCGGAGGCGCAGAAGCACACGCCGGTCTTCGCGGTGCTGTTCGGCGACTCGGACCGCAAGGAGCTCACCCACATCACCGAACTGACCGGCGGGCGGCTCTTCGACGCCACCGACGGCAACGGTTCCCTGGACGGAGCCTTCGAGGAGATCCGTGGCTACCAGTAGGACGTCCGGGATCCTCGGGTACCTGGAGTCGAAGAAGAACCTGGCC harbors:
- a CDS encoding alpha/beta hydrolase, giving the protein MPTNSLRVAAAAVTAAALLATSACSDGGGKEKRGKDGAAQGAKKLKWGDCEAPTAAEGGGQVPGKDWQCAVLDVPLDYAEPEGETIPLALIRAKARDKDKRIGSLVFNFGGPGGSGITTLPGAATEYAALRDRYDLVSFDPRGVGRSAPVKCEDDKQLDAYYASDSTPATPAQEKDFLATIDTYQKACEKNSGKVLPHVGTENAARDLDRIRQALGDEKLHYFGISYGTELGGVYAHLFPKNVGRAVFDAVVDPTKTSEEGGLGQAKGFQLALGNFAQDCVNRGDACRLQGSTAKEIEANIIKLQKDLAAKPIAGSGDRQLTETSATNGIAQSLYSKELWPLLEQGLDEAEGGQGQLLLALSDALNGRDQQGRYSNIGAANTAINCADSKERYTLEQTKAKLPDFRAASPVFGNFLGWSMMSCTDWPVAGAWNTPDVSAPGSAPILVIGNTGDPATPYEGARKMVERLGPGVGVELTYKGEGHGAYNSGDPCVQQAVNSYLLDGKAPASGTVCTAAPNASPSAV
- a CDS encoding spherulation-specific family 4 protein yields the protein MPHLTTPAAEPATGTGKVGLGVPGYAHPLLAPVEWAELTRPGTPLHWAVLNVADGPGGRPDPHCTEAAAKLRGAGGVVLGHLAMRDGERSFGELVSDAHRFRDWYGVGGFYLADAPAGPAELAAVRRVTDTLRGIGGDPRIVLGQGTHPCEGYVETADQLVTFSGTWADYRWSQVAEWTADHPPERFCHLVHGVPRTHLEEAVRIARWQGAGTIWFTDRRGAADRDPWASMPGYWDEIVSRIGPGVSE
- a CDS encoding toxic anion resistance protein, yielding MTLTPPQDAPLVLTAPEPVAPVKREQAAGLVPLQDGVREEMARRAGEYVGSLAGIDSRSPEFANRIGEIAALGSADIRGAAQQSNRMLERAVRSLGADGGGDAQARVAGSLVELRRTVEDLDPSESAGSSTKGVRKFLSKLPGGNKFRDHVAKYASSQATLNRIVGALRGGQDELRRDSAALHTERARLWETMGKLQEYAVLTEALDAAVEQRIAEQGDPQQADALRVDVLFPVRQKHQDLLTQLAVCAQGYLAMDVVRRNNEELIKGVDRAATTTVSALRIAVMLASALNTQDEVSRQINTLRDTTESLIRGNADMLATQSGEIQRIAADPAVGAETLRTAFAQIYKTLDTIDTFKVQATESMAATVESLTGELRDASAYLARTRNASALEGGAR
- a CDS encoding VWA domain-containing protein codes for the protein MNGTRIRGAVVRRRLAAAVALAATLLGAGACTSGGTPDKPKQTVYQEGKLRVLASSELADMDEVLKAAKTATGVSVELTLSGTLDAVEQIASGAADGKYDAVWLSSNDYLRLRPEAAGKLSSETPVMSSPVAIGVKPQALARLGWKPGEVTWSAVHEAVSTGKLAYGMTDPVRSNSGFSALVSVASGLSGAQAALTDADVAKAQPKLKEFFTGQKLTSGSSGWLAAAYTKRGDVDALVNYESVLLSLNRDAKTDLTVIRPLDGVVTAHYPLTLLTSAPSGARESGRVLTDYLRGAEAQKAITEKTFRRPVGAGVAPAAPLNADKRRELPFPGTRSVADGLLASYENELRRPSRTVYVLDTSGSMAEEDRIGRLKTALTDLTGSGTSGTGHRFRDREEVTLLPFGDKVKKVLTHVVEPGNPGPALDAIRGDVKSLQPQGGTAVYGSLKAAYQHLGQGNADAFTSIVLMTDGQSGDKVKDFDTFYAGLPEAQKHTPVFAVLFGDSDRKELTHITELTGGRLFDATDGNGSLDGAFEEIRGYQ
- a CDS encoding substrate-binding domain-containing protein produces the protein MRRILGIALAVLLIGGVITAIVIGGKKPEGTATKTVRGVIGSEKSEFFRDPDVVKALKDKGYTVKAETSGSWAMDQLALKEFDFAFPSSSEPAKEIEASAGVKGAQNTKPFFSPLVVIARSNAAKVLADRGLVKMNGKNSGTLLLGPYLKAAGEDRKWQELQGGTTAYPELTGTVFIKTTDPATSNSGALFLAATSNVANNSTVVSDDAGIERTAPLLRKLISVQGALEPSTDDPFRAFISGSGEPLILAYESQVASLLLQKQTSGDVAGMVVLYPDTTVNSPHTFVPISEKAKDLGSLLATDPKLRELAIRHGFRPQEGVAEFTAATAPHAAYLNPGLTGIRQVGAPTVKILMALAARTKG
- the moeZ gene encoding adenylyltransferase/sulfurtransferase MoeZ; translated protein: MSLPPLVEPAAELTVDEVRRYSRHLIIPDVGMDGQKRLKNAKVLAVGAGGLGSPALMYLAAAGVGTLGIVEFDEVDESNLQRQIIHSQADIGRSKAQSARDSVLGINPYVNVVLHEERLEAENVMEIFSQYDLIVDGTDNFATRYLVNDACVLLNKPYVWGSIYRFDGQASVFWSEHGPCYRCLYPEPPPPGMVPSCAEGGVLGVLCASIGSIQVTEAIKVLTGVGESLVGRLMIYDALEMQYRQVKVRKDPDCAVCGPNATVTELIDYEAFCGVVSEEAQEAALGSTITPKQLKEWIDNDEPIEIIDVREINEYEIVSIPGAKLIPKGEFLMGTALADLPQDKRIVLHCKTGVRSAEVLAVLKSAGFADAVHVGGGVIGWVHQIEPEKPVY
- a CDS encoding pyridoxal phosphate-dependent aminotransferase — protein: MQVIQSTKLANVCYEIRGPVLEEAMRLEAAGHRILKLNTGNPAAFGFECPPEILEDMLRNLGTAHGYGDAKGLLSARRAVMQHYQTKGIDLDVEDIYIGNGVSELIQMSMQALLDDGDEVLVPAPDYPLWTASVSLAGGTAVHYRCDEQADWMPDLADIERKVTDRTRAIVIINPNNPTGAVYDDEMLRGLTDIARRHNLIVCSDEIYDRILYDGATHTNTAAIAPDLLTLTFNGLSKNYRVAGYRSGWMAVCGPKKHASSYIEGLTILANMRLCANMPSQHAIATALGGRQSINDLVLPGGRILEQRDTAYDLLTQIPGITCVKPKGALYLFPKLDPSVYKIKDDRQMVLDLLREEKIMVVHGTGFNWPEPDHFRIVTLPGAKDLADAVTRIGNFLDGYSQP